In Deltaproteobacteria bacterium, the sequence GGGCATCGCCGCCGATCGCATCGACGTCGTCGGTCACCGCGAGGTCGCCGGCGCGCAGCAGCTCGTGCGCGTGATCGCGGTCGACGAGCCGTCGCGGCCGGTGCAGGCCCGCGAGGCCGATCGCGACGACGGGCCGCGGGGCGTCGCGCACTTCATTGCCGACGCGCCGATGACGATCAAGGCCGGGCACTCCGCGATGGTGACGTTGTTCGACGGTCAGACCCAGGCCGAGCGCACGTATCTCTATGACCCGGTGTCGGAGCGTGGCTCGCAGCGCTACGCCTTCAACGCGGTGCGCCTGACCAACCCCACCAACAACACCCTCGACAGCGGGCCCATCACCGTCTACGCCGGCAAGCAGTTCCTCGGCGAGGGTCTGACCGAGCCGATCCCGCCCAAGGCCGCCGCATTGGTGCCGTTCGGCGTCGACCGATCGCTGGTGATCGAGCCCACCGTGGCGACCCGCGAGGAGATCGAGCAACTCACGAAGGTCGAGCGTGGCATCGCGACCACCCAGACCCAGCGCATCCGTCGGACCGAGCTCGAGGTCAGCAATCGGGGGCACGCCGATGCGCGGGTGTTCGTGCGCCACCGGGTGGCGACCGGCTGGACGCTGCGCGACGCACCTGCGGACCTCGAGCGGATGCAGGGCGACTTGCTGCTGCCGGTGTCGGTCGCCCGCGGCCGCACCGTCAAGCTGGTGATCGAGGAGTCGATGCCGATCACCACCGCGATCGATCTCCATCAGGCCACCGGCCTGACCGCGGTGCAGGTCTTCCTCGACCATGGCAAGCTCGACGCCGACCTGCGCGGCGAGCTGGAGGCGATCCTCGCGGCGCAGCGGCGGGTGGTCGCGATCGACGACACGCTGGCGACCCGGCGCGCGGCCGTCGAGACCCTGCGCCTGCGGGTCGGCGAGCTCTCCGAGCAGCTCGTGGCCCTACGCAAGGTCGGCCGCGCGCAGGCGCTGTCGGGCCACCTCGCCAAGCGCATGCGCACGCTCGGCGACAACCTCGACACCGCGGCGGCCGAGATCAGCGATCTCGAGACCCGACGTCTCGAGCTCGGCATCGAGCTCGACAACCTCGTGGCCGACCTCAGTCTCGAGCGCGCACGCGTGGCGGACGCAGGGGCGCCGATGGTGGACGCGGTCGCGACGGCGCAGGAGTAGCTCGGTCGCCGCGGCGGCTCACGCGACCCCGCGCATCCGCGTGGTCGTGCGCCGGACGGTCCAGCCGGTGTAGCCCTGCTCGATCGACGTGAGCTGGTTGAGCAGCATGTGCTCGGCGCCGCGGGAGACCTGCGCCGCAATGGTCGAGATGATCTCGCGATCGAAGCGGCTTGCGCGGGCGCAGCCCGGCAGCTCGGCAGCGAACAGGCGCGCGCGCCAGCCGGGGCCGGGCAACGGCAGCTCGGGGCAGGCGCCGACGGGCATCATGCCGGCGGTCGCGAGCACGCCCCCGAAGCGCTCGTGGGAGAGCGTGAACACGGTGCGCTTGCCGAGCGCGATCGCGGTCGCGATGCAGGCCTGCACCACCAGACGCGCGATGCCGCCCGAGTTGCTGCGGACCCACAGCGCGGAGAGCTCGGCCGAGCCGTCCTGGCCGAGCGAACGCACCCACGCGCGCGGCTCCGGGAAGTGTCGCAGCGTGGTCTCGGCGGGGAACCCGAGCCGAGCGTGGTGGGCGTGCACGCGGCCGCCGCCCAACAGCACGCCGTTGTCGTCGCGCACGATCACCAACCGCACCAGCGGGTGCTCGTCATGGGCGACCGGCGGCACGAATTCCTGCACGCCGTGCCGCGCGTAGCACTCCTGCAGAGCGAGCGCGAACGACTCGTCGAGGGTCGGTCGCGAACCGGAGCGAACCACTTCGAGGGCAGTCACGCCCGGTTCGTGGGGCGGGCCGGGGCACGTGGCCACGATCGCGGCCGATCCTGGGCCGCCCCGAAGTGGGCCGAGCGAGGTGGCCATTCGATCGTCCGGCAGCACATTGCCGCGTCACTTCGCGGCGGCGAGCCAGCCTTCGATCGCACGCACGCGGGCGTCGTCGTGCAGCTCGAGGTACGCGGCCATCGCCTGCGTCGCGAGCTCGCGGCTGCGCTCGGGCTCGCGTCCGTTGCGACGCAGCGCCTGCGCCAGCACGAAGCGGGTCTCGGCCAGATCGTCGGCGCTCACGTCGGGTGTGGACGAGCGCAGCGCCAGCGCGCGCTCGAGGCCGGCGACATCGACGCTGCCGCCGACGGCCAGCTCCGCCTTGCCGATGCCGACCAGCGCGTAGGCCAGACGGGGGTCGTCGGCGCCCAGGGTCTGCTGCCACATCCGCAACGCGGCGCGGTAGTCGGGCAGGGCCTCGGCCGGGCGACCGCGCATGAGCGCGATCTGGGCGCGACCGTGGATGTTGTCGGCGATGCGTGGGCTCTGCTCGCCGAAGCGCACCCGCTCGATCGCCAATGCGCGATCGATCTCGATGGCGGCCTCGTCGTAGCGGCCGAGCTTGCGCAGCGTGGTGGCGAGGTTGGCGTGGCCGGTTGCGACGACCTGATGATCGGCGCCGAAGCCCGCCGAGAGCACCACGAGCGCGCGCTCGTAGGTCGCACGGGCGCCCTCGAGATCACCCTTGGCCGCCTGCACGCGCGCGAGGTTGGCGACGATCGTGCCCAGGCGCGGATGGGTCGCGCCGAGCGTGCGCTCGACGTCGTCGGCGACCGCCGTCAGCATCGTCGCGGCCTCGTCGTAGCGCTGCTGGCCGTGCAGGCACAGTGCGAGCAACTCGCGGGCCTCGAGGGTGTCGAGCCCGTCTGCGCCGTGGACCTGCGTGAGCAGAGCCACCGCGGTGCGCAGCTGCTGCTCGCCGTCGCCGAACTGCCCGCGCATCAGCGCTTGCATGCCGACCACGGTGGCGAGCGCACCGCGATCGGCGGGACGATCGCCGGCCCGCACGACCGCGACGCTGGCGGCCTCGACCAGTGGTGGCAGCTCGAGTGGACGATCCTCGAGCGTACCGACCAGACGCACCAGCGAGAGCCAGATCGCGGGCTCGAGCGCGGTGTGGTGTGAGGCCGCCGCCAGCTTCGCGGCCTCGTACAGCGCCGGCGTGGCCGCGGCGGTGTCGCCGTGATCCGACCGCACGGTCGCGTGCAGGTGCAGCCACTCGGCCCGCACGGCAGCATCGTCGAGGCGGTCGACCCTCGCGTGCAGTGCGTCGGTGATGTCGGCGACCGCCTGGTCGCGCGCGGCGATCCGCAGCGCGCGTGCGCGGGCAATCTCGGCCCGGATCGCGGCGGCCTCGGCCGGGTCGGAGGGCGCCGAGGTCTCGTCGGCGAGCAGCATGGCGGCGTCGTTGCAGCCGGCGACGTCGCCGATCTGGCCCAGCAGCTCGCCGGTGTGATCGACCACGCCCGCATCGGCGGTGACGAGCACGTCGATCACCGACGCGACCTCGGCGCGCCGGCGCTCGAAGCAGACCATGCGGCGGTCGAGCAGCGCCTGCGATTGCTCGCCGCGCAGCGTGGTCGCGCGACAGGCCTCGGTGTGGCTGTCGATCCACGCGTGGGCGGTGCTGTCGAGCGCGGCCTCGGCCTCCGTCCAGGCCTGCGGCGCGTGGGCGCGGCCGCTCGCGCGGAAGGCCTGCTCGCCGCGCGCGCGGGCGTCGTCGTTCCAGATCTCGGCGAAGCTGGCCGCGGCGCCCGAGCACAGCCCCTCCTGCCGGCGCACCAGCGCCGTCACCCCGAGCGCGGCGCCGGCCGTCAGCGCGACCGCGACCCCGGCGTACCACCACCGCCGACGTCGGCGCGCCGGATCATCGCCGAGCGCGGCCAACAGCGCCGCGACGTCGGCGTAACGACGGCTCGGATCGACCGCGAGCCCGCGCGCGACGACTGGCCACAGCCACGCGGGCACGCCGTGCCCCTCGGGTGGTCTGCGCAGGTGGCCCTCGATCACGTTGGCCGCGAGGTGGGCCTGGGTCTCGCCGGCGAACGGTCGCTGACGGTAGAGCGCCTCGTAGAGCGCGACGCACAGCGCGAACTGATCGCTGCGGGCATCGGCCACGCGACCGGCGTGCTGCTCGGGGGCCATGTACGCCGGGGTGCCGATCATGGCGCCGGTCCGCGTCAGTCGCAGCTCGTCGGACGCGATGCCGCCACCGGAG encodes:
- a CDS encoding serine/threonine protein kinase, with amino-acid sequence MARTDSDFADDVTVQGTLGAGTGPRLSTDDVLPRGASVGRYLVLQCIGVGGMGVVYLALDPDLGRKVALKLVRGEARVEGTDGIDATPRSTGGLRLLREAQAMARLRHANVITVYDVGTRGQDVFIAMEYLDGGTLRQWLEAAPRTLAKILGVFREAAAGLAAAHAGGLVHRDFKPDNVLLGTDGRVCVVDFGISRAADEAELTEVSGGGIASDELRLTRTGAMIGTPAYMAPEQHAGRVADARSDQFALCVALYEALYRQRPFAGETQAHLAANVIEGHLRRPPEGHGVPAWLWPVVARGLAVDPSRRYADVAALLAALGDDPARRRRRWWYAGVAVALTAGAALGVTALVRRQEGLCSGAAASFAEIWNDDARARGEQAFRASGRAHAPQAWTEAEAALDSTAHAWIDSHTEACRATTLRGEQSQALLDRRMVCFERRRAEVASVIDVLVTADAGVVDHTGELLGQIGDVAGCNDAAMLLADETSAPSDPAEAAAIRAEIARARALRIAARDQAVADITDALHARVDRLDDAAVRAEWLHLHATVRSDHGDTAAATPALYEAAKLAAASHHTALEPAIWLSLVRLVGTLEDRPLELPPLVEAASVAVVRAGDRPADRGALATVVGMQALMRGQFGDGEQQLRTAVALLTQVHGADGLDTLEARELLALCLHGQQRYDEAATMLTAVADDVERTLGATHPRLGTIVANLARVQAAKGDLEGARATYERALVVLSAGFGADHQVVATGHANLATTLRKLGRYDEAAIEIDRALAIERVRFGEQSPRIADNIHGRAQIALMRGRPAEALPDYRAALRMWQQTLGADDPRLAYALVGIGKAELAVGGSVDVAGLERALALRSSTPDVSADDLAETRFVLAQALRRNGREPERSRELATQAMAAYLELHDDARVRAIEGWLAAAK